The Metarhizium brunneum chromosome 5, complete sequence sequence ACATCTTCGCCAACGTTGATGGCCGGTCATGCTCCAGGGCCGCAAGCCTCCAATACTGGTAGCCACGGTACGCAGAACTTTGTCCCGCGGTTACCCCATTCCCGAACTCATTCAAGCTCGTCAGACCATCCGTCCGGACTCGCAATGGTGAAAACCCCAATGGCCAAATCACCTGGTCCCGAAGTAACTCCCGCCAGAATTGCTACTCCTCCTCCGCGATCTTCTTCCCCAAGGGCACCGAGTCTTCGTCcgaaaagaagcaaaaaaagcTCAGAACatcctgccgccgccggcactGTCCTGAACGGGAATGTCCCTCCCATCAATGTTCTCATCGTCGAAGATAACCCCATTAACCTGAAGCTATTGGAGGCATTTGTAAAGAGATTAAAAGTACGATGGCAGTCGGCCATGAACGGACAAGACGCCGTCAAAAAGTGGAGGATGGGGGGGTTCCATCTTGTATTGATGGACATTCAACTGCCAGTGATGAATGGTCTCGACGCAACCAGGGAGATTCGAAGACTCGAAAGGATCAATACTATCGGTGTCTTTACATCAACGCCTGACAATGCGACGGGCAACTCGGAAGAGGATATCAAGGAACAGGATCGGCTGCAAAACCCTTCTCTTTTCAAAAGTCCTGTGATTATTGTGGCATTGACTGCCAGTTCCCTGCAAAGTGACCGACATGAAGCATTGGCTGCAGGTTGCAATGATTTTTTGACCAAGGTAGGCCGCATTCTGCACTTGTCGCTTCTTTGTGCCCCTCCAAATACTAACCTGTCAATAATAGCCGGTCAACTTTGTGTGGCTCGAGCGTAAAGTGATGGAATGGGGTTGCATGCAAGCACTCATCGACTTTGACGCCTGGCGCAATTGGAAGGAAGAGTTGTCTGTGCAGGATGCAGagagggaggaggcggcaaaGAACGCTCTGGCAACCAAGGCCAAATCGAAGAAGAACCGATCGTCTCTCTCCACGACTTCTTAGGCGCTCGCTGCGCGTCAACATGAATGATGgcataattttttttaacgCCGGTTTATAATCACAGTTACGGCAGTCATGAACGAGGTGGAAAACTAGGATACGGTATCTTCATGATGGATCATTTATGATGCGAACAGGCACATTTGCGCGTCACCTGCGGAACCAGGGTATATGTGTGGAATTCCATGTGCCAGCATCAAATCTTTGTTATTCGGGCATTTATGAGCGCCTATTGAGCGCCGCAGGTCTAATGATAATACCCAGTACATCTTCGTGTCTGAATATGATTTTGTCTCCATGTTGATAGTATTTGCAAGGGCTCCTCACGAAGAGGTTGGCCGAGGTGCTCGGATCAAGAATGGCCGGCACCGGAAAAATAGTGGAACCGATCTCTTCGAAAAATCTACACCTGCAGAGCTTTAATCCTTGGGCTGCACTTTGGATTCACATCCACATCCGCACGACACGCAAGCCGCCAGCCCAATTGACTTGGATGCGGCTATTCACTGGGCTTCTCCCCAGCTGAGAAAGCATTCCATCacaaagatgccgccgaggatAAATGGCACCTCTGCCTTACTGGCAGCTGACCTGGCGTTGCCCCAACAAGCCAGGTCAGCAGGCCCATTTGCGCGAACATTCTCCTCGACACATTATCGCGAAAAGATGAGCCGGGCTCGGCAGCAAATGTACCAATGGCTGAAATCAAgagacggccaagagctGGCAGAGGGTGGCAGGGGCCCCCGATACTTGGGGCCGTTCCAAGACCAGCCTTTCCCACAGAATCCATTGTTCCGCAGCCAGCCGGTTCTGGACGAGCAGACGAGGGAGCTGATATGGCAGAAAATTACCCAGCGAGGAGAATCCCTCAAAGCTGTTTCGGCCGAGATGGGTGTGGATGTGAGACGGGTTGCGGCTGTGGTGAGGCTCAAGGAGGTGGAGAGGCAATGGGTGAAAGATGTGAGTAAATGACAATATCCTCCCCCTTCCTCAACAGTGCTCTCCAATGATTTCTTTTTTGGGGAGAGAAATGCACTTCACATGATGAGACAACTATAAAAATTTTCGATTAGTCTTGAAGACACCACCTGTGGTTAGACATTTAGTTTTGCCTGATATGAtgcgtttttttttacccTTTGTGTTGCGAAACAAATTTTCTTGGCGAGTGGCGACTAACAGAAAGCAAAAGGGCAACAAATTAGCTACGCCGTACGCAAAAGCCGTCATGAGCATGCTGCCCAAGACGTCGTATCGCGAGGGCGAAAAGAACGAACCGCACGAGCCGGTCAACGAGGTCCACGTGCACAAGTTGACCATGCAGCAATTATTCGTGCCCGTGTCCGAGTCGAGGCAATTTACGCGTGAAGATGCCGCCAAGGCTTTCCACGAGACGATGCTCTCGGCGGACACACGGTCtccgcagccgcagctcATCAAGATGGAGCGCGATATTCTCAAGGGCATGAGCAGGGAGgacagcaagaagaagtTTGAGGCTGCCGTGCaaaaggaggaggatggcgtGGCCAAGAAGTTGGCAcaggaaaaggccaaagaGGAGCAGACGACTAGGCGCGTCAAGACGGACCGGTACGAGTTCCGCTTCAAGGAGATAGCCGTGGATGACGTCAGCAGGGATGGGCGATCACGCAAGGGCACAGGATGGAGGTACGGGGCGCCGTTTGACGACCGCAAACGCGGCGTGGTCAAGATTCCCACGTCGGTTCCTTGAGGAGGCCATGGGCAGGCGTCACGTGTACCATTATACATATTTTCGTTTCTTTGGTTTACATTACAGCGATGGGGTGGCATGAATCAAGCCGCGGGCTTGCTTGTATAATACCATGTACAGTGCTGCGTTGCAGCAGACCAGGACCAATACCAAAAATTCCAGCAACACAGGCTCTCATCTCAATCATCTAATGCATGGCGTGGCAAATGTTGTCATGACGTTCATAATACCGCACGCTCGGCGTCCAGGACACCACCGTTCTGCGGCTCGACGATGAAAttccgccgcagccgctCGATCTCGTCGGGCGACAAGCGGCACTCGTTGACGACGTATTCCTCCACCGAGCCGTACTCCTCCCTCATGACCTGGAGCGTAGCAAGCATGCTCTCGGGCCTAGTACACCAAGTCAGCCTTGTaccaggacaaggagaaaaaagaagaagcactCACCGGGAACTCAGCATCCTCCAggcgccggcctcgtcgaccgTGACCCCCTCGGCACTCATCAGGCGCTGCATGATGCCCTCCTTGAGCGGCGCCAGCCCCTCCTCGGTCAGACCGTACTCCCAGGCAAtggtgtcgtcgtcgacgccgcaCAGCGACAGCACAATGGCGCAGACCAGGCCGGTGCGGTCCTTGCCGGCGGTGCAGTGCACCAGGCACGGCGTGGGCTCGTCGCGCGCGAGGTGGCGCAGGATCGGGGCGAAGGCgcgctcgccgccggcgctcAGGATGCCGCGGTACGCCGAGACGAAGCCGGCCGtggtgtcggcggcggcgtagTCCTGGTACCGCAGGGCGATGGCCTCGGGGGTGTAGTCGACGCGCCGGAAGACGGGGACGTGGACGCGCGACAGGGCCGGGGGCGACTGCGAGCAGGCGtcggccgccgagggccCCCCCGCGCGCGACACCTCGACGTCGGACCGGAGGTCGAAGACGTGCGTGACGCGGAGGGTCTGCAGGGCCgggacggcgccggcggtcGGTGCGGCGGAGCGGTAGAGCAGGCCTGGCCGCGTGGTTCGGGggctcggcggcgacggcgacggcgacggcgaggatgTGCTGCCCGGCGGCGGGATGGGGATGTTGCCGATGTCGCGGAGGTTGGGGAGGACGGACTGGTGTTCTGCGAGGCCTACCATGGTTTGGGAGGCGCCCGCGGGTGCAACGGGACAGGTTTTTTCGGGGGGGTCGTGTGTGTGGACGGTGGGTGCAGAGGAGGGATCggattttatttttatttatttttcttggGAGTCAATGCAGGATGGTGTGGTTTGGTGTTGGTCGAAgctcttggtgttttgggccGAGGTTCGGATTGGGCTGTGGCGACCCCGCCTGTTCGGTTTAGGGCGGAACGATCCGCGAGGACGTGCTGCTGGTTCCAAGATATTACAGGAACGTCAACACGTGTCCATGAGATGCGCATACGTGCATGGGAGGTGTGTGTACCTAGATTACCAAATAGTCTTTTCTAGCTCTGCGACTAACAGAACAAACTTGGTGTAGTACAGCGACACTTTTTTCAAAGCCGAGTATTGGTACAGTAGACCATTTTACCACCAAGTGGTAGAGTTTGTGTTTAGAACAGTTTAGCATCCGACGGCTGTCCAGGTGTCGGCATAGGCACGAAGCTTGTGGCAAGTttctacttaagtagtctGCTTGGTGGCCTGGCTTGGCTGGGTCGATGATGTTTAAACGAATTGACATCAAAATACTCGACTAtttgtggcagaatatatttcCCTACCaagtatattttaatatattataatatattttacaGTAAATACATAGGGGGGTACTTTGTAGCAGGCTACTACACCCTGCCACATATAGTTTAAGGGTCGTGACTTCCCGATACATTAACAAAATGTCGACTGTGGCCTAGCGCCAGCTAGCAAGCGTGGCCGTAAGAGCTGGGTgaaggtacttaagtagtatGCCTGCAGAGTACAACTTAAACTTTTGACTAACCTTTACACTTTTGTCTACAagccttggcttcttcaaaGATGACATGTTTAAAAGAGTATATAATTTGCATGCGTCCGGCAAGTCTTGAGGGCACATTCGAGTATACTCGTATATTCGTCCATCACTGCACGAGACACAATGCGGCTACTACTTGTCTTGTCCGTCCTGTTGGGCGTTGGCTCGGCCGGCACGGGACCCAAAAAGTCCCCCAACCTCTACGCGATCCAGGAAGAGTTCCAGAAAAACCTCGACGCCTTTACTTGGACCGTCAGAGAAATGTCAAAGTCGGGGTCCTGGGCGGTAGGCGTGAAGTGCCACGAGTGCCTGGTACGTATtaattcttcttcttcccccttttcatcatcatcctcttcttcttcatctccacacCGCGACGATTTACAACGCTCCAAAGCTGACATCTGCCCCCCCCCTTAGCGATTTCTCAAGTATATGCAAGGCTTTGCGACAAACACCGAGGCCTTCATCGCCAGGGGAAAGGAGATGTGCAGCATGATCCAAAGGGCAAAGGTCGATGTAAGTGCCGCCCGCCCCCCATTTCCGCTGCTGCACATGCTGAACATGGGGGTACACAGTGGAAAGTGGAAGAATTGTGCATCGAGTCGGTTGAACGCTATGGacaagccatggcccatATTCTCAGAAACATGAACCCGGTAGGCGAATCTCAAGGTGCGCAGCTGTTTTGCAATACCTGGCTTGGGACTTGCCCGGCCGTCAAGCTTCGGTATAATGTTCCCATGAACTACACGAGAAACGAGAGGCCGCCTCCTCGGCCCAAGCCCAGCGGTCAAATGCCCTTCAAATTCGTCCACTTCACCGACCTCCATCTCGACCCCCATTACTTTGCAGGCACCCAGTCGCAGACAGACAAGTGCCCCTATCCGTTGATCTGCTGCAGGTATGGTTGCATTCCTCCTTCGTTGTCGTTGCTTTCCCAGCGGCATTCCCTGACAACCCGTTTGACTGGCAGGGCCTTCAcggagaaagaaagagacatCATATT is a genomic window containing:
- a CDS encoding mitochondrial 37S ribosomal protein mS45, whose translation is MPPRINGTSALLAADLALPQQARSAGPFARTFSSTHYREKMSRARQQMYQWLKSRDGQELAEGGRGPRYLGPFQDQPFPQNPLFRSQPVLDEQTRELIWQKITQRGESLKAVSAEMGVDVRRVAAVVRLKEVERQWVKDGNKLATPYAKAVMSMLPKTSYREGEKNEPHEPVNEVHVHKLTMQQLFVPVSESRQFTREDAAKAFHETMLSADTRSPQPQLIKMERDILKGMSREDSKKKFEAAVQKEEDGVAKKLAQEKAKEEQTTRRVKTDRYEFRFKEIAVDDVSRDGRSRKGTGWRYGAPFDDRKRGVVKIPTSVP